TGAAGGTGCCACCTGCGAATTCAGCATAACCGCAGACGGCGTCAGATAAATTCCTTTTTACAATCTCGCTTGATTACGTGCCTACCATACGTGCTATCACATACAGTCTCTTTTTACACACTTACAGTCTTGCAATGGTAATATAGCCAGTATGACCTACGCGGGAAGTGGACGGGCGTGTGCCGCGGTCTGAAAAGGACATGGCACGCTCGATACACTCAATTGTCCTTACTTCAAAGAAACCTGCCTCATCTATTGCTTTTCTTATCTGTCCGGTCTGCTCAAGGAAAGGAGAATATGTTACAAGGAAGCCACCAGGAGTTAGTATTGAAGGAATATGAGGCACAACTGAAGGTGTATCCATTGTGTCAAGTACCACAGCATTGAACTTTTCGTCAAAACCCTTAACCTCATCAACGATGTTACCACAGCGGACCTCCACGTTCTCCAGACCTGCTCGTCGGATATTCTCACGAGCCACATCAACGAAATCTTCCCTGATCTCAAAACTGAGGACCCTCTTTGCGATGGAACCCAGGTACATGGCAAGGATACCTGAACCTGTCCCTGCATCAAGAACAACATCGTTCCTGTTGATGCCGGTATAGCCAAGTATCATACCGATATCCTTGGGCATGATGGGAGCACCGGTGCGCTTTGCATGCCTGAAGAAATCCGGCATCCTTGGAAGCTGGATAACAAACTCCTGACCCATGTGGGAAACCACTTTGTCCCCGGGCTCTTTTTCCAGAAGTTCTGACATCTCGATCATACCAAAATCTGTGTGGAACTTATCATCAGATACCGATGTTATGAATTCCCTGATCTTTCCTCTGTGGCTGGTCTTTAACAGCACTACTTCACCTAACTTCATCTGTTTGCACCTGATGTTCCTTTTTTCCTGTCCCTCTGGTATCTTGCCAGAGGAATTGTTACGATATCACGAGGTATTGAATGTTTGTTCATTGAAAGATGATCGGTTATCATCCCGAACTCACGACCATAGGAATCCACGATTGAAGCTGCGTACTGCACACCAGCATCGGTGAATACGTACTCATACCGCTGCCTGAAACGTCCTTCAGACTCATAGTAGCGCAGGTCCTCGTCCACGATACCCATGGCGACCAGCAACTGGATGTCCTCGTAGACCTTGTTGCTGTAAGGGAAACCGTATCTTGTGTGGAAATCATAGTCGAACAGGTATTTTAACCTGCTGTCCTCCTTAAAGAAGACCACATTCCGATATAGCCAGGTAATGTTCCTGATTCGCGGAATAGAGATGTAGCCATCCTTTTCGACCTCGAACAGCTTATGTACAGCATAAAGAAGAAGGATAAGACCTTCGATTGGAAGATACTGGTCACCTCTTATGTAATTCAGTAACCTCGGAGAGAGGTCATCGACAATATCACGCATCTTCTCCTGTGCAGAAGCAAGCTCTGAATCCATCACTGCATCAGGATGGGCAAACGCCGTCAGGGACATCTGCCGGGATATGGCTCGCACTAACCCATTGGCAAGAGCTGATTCATCATAGAAGAAGTTCTCATGTCCCCCTGCCATCACACGGGCACTTTTCGGAACACCCGTTGCAATGCTCAGGTCCACAAGTACATCCCCGAATTCCTTCTCCAGCCCGTCCTCCAGCATCTTTGTTGCCACACCATTGTGTGCAATTGTGGAAAGGGCCATCCTCGTGCCAGGAGAAAGGGTCTTCTGGTTGAACCTTGCAACCGGAGCATATATCGTGCCATCACGGATATTGTTCAGCAGTTGTCTTGCAGCATCGTCCCCGTTCCTGTTGATGAGGTCGAGCAGATCAGCATCATTGTATTTTGTAAAGAAATCTGCCACCATCCCAGCTACTTTATCGTCTCCGATACTACCCCTCAGACCTGAGAGGGTACTTTCAAGAGCATTCAGGAGCATCACCCTGACAGACTGGGTTCGTGGGTGATGGATGATAGCAGTGTAATGATGGGAACGGGCAATAAGCATGGACTCTGCAGCTGCAAGGGTAAGCTCCTCATCGAAGCTGCCGGCATCAGGATCGCCAAGGACCACATTGTCACCTCTTATGGAGAGGCATTGTATGATCTGGTCAAGGTCGATGAGGCCAAGAGATACGCCTGTGTGATACGAATCCCTGAGAAGGAAGTCGATCCTGTCCGCGTCGATATCCCCTGACATCAGCTGAGAAAGATAAGGATGTTCAACGAACAGGTCACCAGTGGCGATCTTTGAGATCTCGGAAAAGAACTCATATGGATCATGACCAAGCTCATCACTTACAAATCTGGAAATAACAGAACTTTCCGGCAGGACCTCTGAGACGATGTGTCTTGTGAAAGCCTCATGTTTAAGGAAGCTTTTCCCGTTGATCTTCGGACGGATCGCAGGATCCCTTTTGAGCACACTTTCAACGGCATGCGAGAAGGCAGAGTGACCGACATCATGAAGCAGGCCTGCCAGCCTTAGCTTCAATATTGACTCATCATCAAGTTCAAGATAGTTACCTAAAAGGGACGCTGTGTGCATGGTACCGACACTGTGCTCAAAACGTGTGTGATTGGCACCGGGAAATACAACGTCTGCAAGACCTAGTTGCTGTATGCCACGAAGTCTCTGGAACTGCGGAGTATCGATCAGAAGCTGTTCAAGTTCGGAAAGTATGATAGTTCCGTGAACAGGGTCATGGATCACCCTGGGTTTTGTCATCACACAACAATATGAGAAGATACCATATAAAAAGAATCTCAGAACGATGAGAAAAATGCTGAGTATTAAATGTAAGTTGACAGAGGATAAAATTGAATACTTTTTTATGTGGAACTGCCATTAGAACACAACAAGTGGTTCACATGAGGACAATAGACTGGAACGATGAATCCAAAAATATCGTATTGGTAGACCAGACGTACCTGCCAGTAGAGCTCAAGATCATTGAATGCGACAACCTTGCCTCCATCTGCGAAGCAATAAGGTCACTGAGGGTCAGAGGTGCCCCCGCACTGGCTGCAGCCGGAGGTTTTGGAATGGCACTTGCAGTAAACTTAAGCAGCGCAACTTCTATGGAAATGCTGCTCAAGGACCTGAAGGTCGCCGCTGACACTCTCAAGGCAACAAGACCAACTGCAGTGAACCTTGCATGGGCTGTGAACAGAGTGCTTAAGGCAACAGAGGATGCCTATGACCTTGACAGCATCAAGGACATTGTGATATCCGAAGCAATAAGGATCGCAGACGAGGATGTGAAGATCAACAAGTCCATCGGAAAGCATGGCCACAGGCTGCTTGAGGACGGTGACAGGGTCATGACACACTGCAATGCCGGCAGGATGGCCTGTGTGGACTGGGGCACGGCACTGGGAGTCATCAGGTCCGCTGTGGAAAAAGGAAAAGAGATAGAGGTCATCGCCTGTGAGACACGTCCCCTGAACCAGGGAGGGCGCATCACCACATGGGAACTCATGCAGGACAATATCCCGGTCACCCTGATCACAGATTCAATGTCCGGTCACGTGATGAAGAACGGTATGGTGGACAAGGTCATCGTAGGTGCTGACAGGATCACACAGGATGTTGTCTTCAACAAGATCGGAACCTACACACATTCAGTACTCGCAAGGGAACATGATATCCCATTTTTTGTTGCAGCGCCGATCTCCACATTCGACCCCAACGGCTGGGAAGAGACCGTGAAGATAGAAGAGAGGGATGCAGACGAACTTCGCTACATGGCTGGTCAGCAGATCGCACCTGCAAATGTCAGGGTCTACAATCCGGCATTCGATGCCACACCTATGGAGAACATCACGGCCATTGTTACTGAAAAAGGAATATTCCAGCCACCGTTCCTGCTGGATGAAGTAATGATGTAACACCAATTGCACCCACAAAGCTTAAAAATCTAAAAGACAATCGGAGAGAATATGGCTAAACAAAAATCTGGCGGAAGCGGACTTATGTCATCCGCAGGTCTCATGAGGTACTACGATGCGGATAAAAGAGCAATTCACCTGCAGCCAAAGACAGTTATGATCTTTGGAGCACTCTGTGGAATCGTTATTCTCGCATTAAGTGCAGGTTTTGGCCTCTGGCCATAACCTAATTAACACTATTTTAGTTTCAGAGTCTTTTTTTAAATACGTACATTTCTTACGTAATTTGTGCAGATAGTTTAAAAGTTATAGAATAGGTGCTGGAAGAGTAATAGCTCCAGCTATTATCCGCCACGTGCTTCTTTAATTGCTTTTGCGAGCTTTCTCGCAACCATGGTCTTTGGTTCCTCGTTATCCACAAGGACACGACCGCTTGCTTCCCACCAGGAGCGAGGATATTTCTTATCAGCTTCCACTTCAGGATGCAGGTTCAGCTTCTCAGCGGCTTTTGAGATCTCCCTTAGCTCCGGATTCTCCACAGAACTTTTTCTGGAGATGATCCTGCCATCTCTTCTGGACCTGGACCTGTCCAGGTTTGCCGGCCAGATAACCAGTTTCCCTTTGTCACGCATCATCATGGGGCATAGATTGGAACTCATATAATTTAAACTTGGTCAAAAGTCATACTTCAAAAATATAAAATAGTGTCAGAGCCCATATGCAAGCAATTGTAAAGAGGAGATATCAAATGGCGTTTTTTGGTACAAACGGAGTAAGGGGCATTGCCAATGAATACATCACACCGCAGCTTGCAATAGATGTTGCAAAAAGCCTTGGGACCTACATGGGCTCAAAAGGAATTATCGCTATCGGACGTGACACAAGAATTTCCGGAGAGATGCTTAAATCTGCAGCTATTGCAGGAGCACTTTCCACAGGAGTGACAGTTATAGACATCGGGACGGCACCAATACCTGCAATACAGTACTACGTCAGGGACCATGCTGACGCAGGCATCGGGGTTACCGCATCTCACAACCCAAGAGAATACAACGGAATAAAACTGGTTGCAGGAGATGGAAGTGAGTTCTCACGTGAAGGAGAGAAGGCCGTCGAAAGGATCTACATGTCAAAGGAGTTCTCCACTGCAACCTGGGAGAGGACAGGCAACTTCCACAAGGACAACAATGCTAACGAATATTACATCAACGGCATCATCAACTCAGTGGAAGCTGAGAACATACGGGAAAAGAAGTTCAGGGTCGTTGTGGATACAGGCTGTGGCGCCGGCTCCCTTACACTGCCTTTCCTGCTCAGGAGACTTGGCTGTGAGGTCATAACCCTCAATGCACAGATCGACGGCACATTCCCATGGAGGAACCCTGAACCAACACCAGATGTCCTGACAGAACTTGCGGACATCGTGAAGAGCAGAGGCGCAGATATGGGTGTCGCACAGGACGGAGACGCTGACAGGGCGGTTTTCTTTGATGAGAATGGGGACTTCATCGATGAGGACGTGCTCCTTTCCATGATGGCAAAGTACATCCTTGAAGATAACAAAGGTCCGATCGTCACCCCGGTAAGTTCTTCCCAGCGCATGCTGGACGTTGCCGAGGAAGCAGAAGTCGAGCTTCACTGGACCGCCGTCGGTTCGATCAATGTGGCAAGAAAGATGATGGAGACCGGTGCGGTCTTCGGAGGAGAGGGTAATGGCGGCCTCATTTTCCCTGAGCACCAGTACTGCCGCGACGGCGCCATGGCAGCTGCAAAGCTGCTTGAGATCATGGCCTCAGGAAAAACGCTCTCATCCCTTGTGAAAAGCGTTCCTGAATACTTCAACTCAAAGACAAAGGTCCACTGCAGCAACCTTAAGGAAGCCATGGAGAGCATCAAGGAACACGTCATGGGCGGAGAGCACGAAGTTGATACCACCGATGGGGTCAAGATCTGGCATGAGGACGGCTGGCTTCTCATCAGGCCATCAGGAACAGAACCCATTATCCGCATATTCGCAGAAACAAAGACAAAAGAGAGAGCTGAACAGCTCATGAACGAAGGTGTGGAACTGGTAGAAAAATTCAAGGCCTGATGATCAGGCCTTTCCCCTTGACTCACCACAAATGATGCCGGTGGAGATCAAATGGGCAACGCGCAATGGTTCGGGTATGTTACTCCTTGTGGAGGACAGACGAACTATATCGCATGCCAGACATACATCGATTCCTGCACACTGAATGAAAACAGGATTTGAGGCATCTTTTGATATTGTTTTAATGACACGTCCTGCACGCAGCATCATCTCCATCCGTTTATCGGCCTCAGGCAGATGATGCAGTGCCGTCTTTATTTTTTCAAAGTCCGGGAGCTCACGCATGAGAACGATCACCGGAATTCCGGTTTCCTCATTAAGCCTTACAATGTCCACTGGATTGAAACCACCGTAAGTTACACCATCCAACATGATGACCCTTATCTGGCCATAATGCTTGCTGGAGGTCACCATATCAATTATTCGATCAGTAGCATCCATACCATCCCGGGTGATCTCTGACCGCATTACCCCGTCCAGCCACAGACCGCCCCGGAAGAAAGCTCCGACTATGAGTATGTTGTCACGTATCAGTGCAGAATCATCGATACCAAGGATCCTGATCTCAGGTTTGATATGAAAGACCAAACTCACACGACCGATATGAATTTTTATGAGAACATCTGGAGCGACGGGTCATGTATGATATCCGGTGCTGAGATGACCTTGTCCACTGCTTCAACCAGATTGGACATGCTGATGCTGTCATTGTTCTGGCGAACAGCGAACATACCGGCCTCCATAACAATAGCACCGATATCCGCACCGCTTGCACCTTCGGTGAGCTTTGCCAGCTTTGCAAGATCAACATCGTCATCAATGGAGAGGCGGTCAGTATGAATGTGGAATATGCACTCACGGCCACTCTGGTCAGGAAGCGGGATCTCTATCACACGGTCAAACCTTCCCGGGCGGATGATCGCCGGATCAAGGACATCCGGGCGGTTGGTTGCGGCTATTATGCGAATATCACCCCGATTATCAAAACCGTCCATCTCGGCAAGCAACTGCATCAGGGTTCGCTGTACCTCACGGTCCGCGCCGTTGGTATCATTTAACCTTGTGGCTGCGATTGCATCCAGCTCATCGATGAATATGATCGAAGGTGCCTTCTTTCTTGCCATCTCAAATATATCCCGGACAAGTTTTGCACCATCTCCGATATACTTCTGGACAAGTTCGGAACCTACTACCCTTATGAAAGTGGCATTCGTCCTGTGCGCCACCGCCTTTGCAAGCAGTGTCTTACCCGTCCCCGGAGGACCATATAGCATAACGCCCTTTGGCGGAGAGATACCTATGCGTACAAAGGATTCGGGTCTTGTAAGCGGCAACTCCACGGATTCACTGACTTCCCGAATCTGGTCATCAAGCCCGCCTATCTGGGAATAGTCCACTTCCTGGGACTCGATAACTTCCATGGCGGAGATCACAGGCTCATCGGACACCGGGATGACATCAACGACCGCCAATGTCTGCTGGTTAAGGCCAACCCTTGAACCGGGAATAAGAAGATCTTCATCGAGTTCCGGGGAGGCCTTCACAAGGAATTGTGGGCCGGTGCTGCTTCTTATCAGGACCCTGCCGTCATCAAAAACATCAACTACGTTCGCAACTACCAGGGGCACGGATTTTAACCGATCCAGCTCTGACTGCAGCCTCTGTGACTCGCGCTCATACTTGAGCTTCTGGGATTCCATGAAACGCTTTTCAGACTCGATCTGCCCACATTGCTCTTTGAGCATAGTGTTGCGTGATTCAAGCTGTTTCATTCGGTCCAGAAGATACTTAGAGAAGTCCTCATCGCTCCCGGTGGTGTATTCACCGGAATTATTGACAATTCCATGGAAACCATAATTGTTATTTCCTGGTTCTTCATCTATTGTTTCGCTCATAGTTCCGAATAATATTTAAGTAGAAACGATATATAGCCCTTTCGTAAAGAGCAATGCAAAGACACTTCAAGAGATGATACCAGATGCAATGCGAAATATGTGGCACAGAGATCAGAGGACAGGCAATAGAAGTCACAATTGATGGAAGCCAGCTTAAGGTGTGCAGCAAATGCGCACAATATGGAACGGCAGTAAAAGCCCGTTCACCTGTTTCCAGGAAGATATCGCCTGTGTCACCTCAAACAAAAAGAAATGTTCCAAAAAGAACAGGTCAGAGGCGTGATCCTTTCGCAGAACTTAGCGACGAACTTGTCGATGAATACGAGAAGATCATACATGAGGCCCGTGAAAAACGTGGATGGACCCAGGAAGTGCTTGCCACAAAGATAAAGGAAAAGGCATCACTTATCAAGAAGATCGAACGTGGAGAGATCGTCCCGGAAGATTCAGTCAGAAAGAAGATCGAAAAAGCGCTGAACATCCAACTTACAGAACGCGTTGGCGAAAGCGATTGGAGTGCTGACCGCCTTAACAAGGGAACCACACTCGGCGATATCGTTACGATCAAGAGAAAATAAGAGGACGAAACGGATCATTCATTAAATGATCCTTCTTTTTTTATCGACCCGGTTTAAATCATTAATATCCATACAGGAAAAGGAAAAAACATGCAGCTTACAGACAGGAAGATCGGATTCATAGGCACAGGAAAAATGGGAGAGTCCCTTATCAGGGGAATTCTCGGAGCACACAGCGAGATCAGCATCTATGCAAGCGATGTCTACGAACCTGCTCTTGAGAGACTTAACAAGGAACTTGGCATCAACGTTTCCACCGAAAATGCCAGTACCATAATGAACTCCGATATTGTTGTTCTTGCAATTAAACCCCAGATACTTAAGGACATACTAGCACAGATCAAGGATGACATCACATCCGACAAACTTGTGATATCAATTGCAGCAGGAGTCCCTGTCGCAGCTATTGAGGATGAGCTCAACAGCGATGCAAGGGTCATAAGGGTAATGCCAAATATCGCTGCAACTGTAGCCGAAGCTGCATCAGCTATCTGTACAGGTACCAATGCTACCGCAGAGGATGCAGAGGTCGCCCTTGCGATCTTCAGGTCCCTTGGAAGTGCGATCCAGATCCCAGAAAAGCTCATGGATGCGGTCACCGGCCTCTCTGGCAGTGGTCCTGCATACATATTCCCTGTTATCGAGGCAATGGCAGATGGTGCGGTCCATGAAGGACTTGACCGTGCAAGCGCGATCACACTTGCCGCACAGACAGTCCTTGGAGCTGCAAAGATGGTCCTTGAGACAGGAATGCACCCAGGGGAGCTTAAGGATATGGTTACCTCCCCCGCAGGAACCACAATTCGTGGAATACATACACTTGAAGAAAGCGGAGTAAGAGCTGCTTTCATGAACGCTGTCATCGCGTCTTCCGAAAGGTCAAAGGAGCTGGGCAAATAAAGCCAGCTTTCTTTTTTAATTTCGACTTTCGAAAATAAAGAACAATATACAAAGGTTGATATATCTGGATGACTGTATTCATTTTATTAAACTTCAATCAAGTTTATGTGGGGACAAAAAATGAAATCTTTTGCGGTGATTCGGGCAGAGGACCCGAATAAAATTAAAATAGCTTTGCACGATCTAGAACACTATGGGAGTATGAA
This genomic stretch from Methanococcoides sp. LMO-2 harbors:
- a CDS encoding tRNA (adenine-N1)-methyltransferase — translated: MKLGEVVLLKTSHRGKIREFITSVSDDKFHTDFGMIEMSELLEKEPGDKVVSHMGQEFVIQLPRMPDFFRHAKRTGAPIMPKDIGMILGYTGINRNDVVLDAGTGSGILAMYLGSIAKRVLSFEIREDFVDVARENIRRAGLENVEVRCGNIVDEVKGFDEKFNAVVLDTMDTPSVVPHIPSILTPGGFLVTYSPFLEQTGQIRKAIDEAGFFEVRTIECIERAMSFSDRGTRPSTSRVGHTGYITIARL
- a CDS encoding HD domain-containing protein, encoding MTKPRVIHDPVHGTIILSELEQLLIDTPQFQRLRGIQQLGLADVVFPGANHTRFEHSVGTMHTASLLGNYLELDDESILKLRLAGLLHDVGHSAFSHAVESVLKRDPAIRPKINGKSFLKHEAFTRHIVSEVLPESSVISRFVSDELGHDPYEFFSEISKIATGDLFVEHPYLSQLMSGDIDADRIDFLLRDSYHTGVSLGLIDLDQIIQCLSIRGDNVVLGDPDAGSFDEELTLAAAESMLIARSHHYTAIIHHPRTQSVRVMLLNALESTLSGLRGSIGDDKVAGMVADFFTKYNDADLLDLINRNGDDAARQLLNNIRDGTIYAPVARFNQKTLSPGTRMALSTIAHNGVATKMLEDGLEKEFGDVLVDLSIATGVPKSARVMAGGHENFFYDESALANGLVRAISRQMSLTAFAHPDAVMDSELASAQEKMRDIVDDLSPRLLNYIRGDQYLPIEGLILLLYAVHKLFEVEKDGYISIPRIRNITWLYRNVVFFKEDSRLKYLFDYDFHTRYGFPYSNKVYEDIQLLVAMGIVDEDLRYYESEGRFRQRYEYVFTDAGVQYAASIVDSYGREFGMITDHLSMNKHSIPRDIVTIPLARYQRDRKKGTSGANR
- a CDS encoding S-methyl-5-thioribose-1-phosphate isomerase translates to MRTIDWNDESKNIVLVDQTYLPVELKIIECDNLASICEAIRSLRVRGAPALAAAGGFGMALAVNLSSATSMEMLLKDLKVAADTLKATRPTAVNLAWAVNRVLKATEDAYDLDSIKDIVISEAIRIADEDVKINKSIGKHGHRLLEDGDRVMTHCNAGRMACVDWGTALGVIRSAVEKGKEIEVIACETRPLNQGGRITTWELMQDNIPVTLITDSMSGHVMKNGMVDKVIVGADRITQDVVFNKIGTYTHSVLAREHDIPFFVAAPISTFDPNGWEETVKIEERDADELRYMAGQQIAPANVRVYNPAFDATPMENITAIVTEKGIFQPPFLLDEVMM
- a CDS encoding preprotein translocase subunit Sec61beta, with the translated sequence MAKQKSGGSGLMSSAGLMRYYDADKRAIHLQPKTVMIFGALCGIVILALSAGFGLWP
- a CDS encoding signal recognition particle protein Srp19: MRDKGKLVIWPANLDRSRSRRDGRIISRKSSVENPELREISKAAEKLNLHPEVEADKKYPRSWWEASGRVLVDNEEPKTMVARKLAKAIKEARGG
- the glmM gene encoding phosphoglucosamine mutase, with the translated sequence MAFFGTNGVRGIANEYITPQLAIDVAKSLGTYMGSKGIIAIGRDTRISGEMLKSAAIAGALSTGVTVIDIGTAPIPAIQYYVRDHADAGIGVTASHNPREYNGIKLVAGDGSEFSREGEKAVERIYMSKEFSTATWERTGNFHKDNNANEYYINGIINSVEAENIREKKFRVVVDTGCGAGSLTLPFLLRRLGCEVITLNAQIDGTFPWRNPEPTPDVLTELADIVKSRGADMGVAQDGDADRAVFFDENGDFIDEDVLLSMMAKYILEDNKGPIVTPVSSSQRMLDVAEEAEVELHWTAVGSINVARKMMETGAVFGGEGNGGLIFPEHQYCRDGAMAAAKLLEIMASGKTLSSLVKSVPEYFNSKTKVHCSNLKEAMESIKEHVMGGEHEVDTTDGVKIWHEDGWLLIRPSGTEPIIRIFAETKTKERAEQLMNEGVELVEKFKA
- a CDS encoding DUF99 family protein; the encoded protein is MSLVFHIKPEIRILGIDDSALIRDNILIVGAFFRGGLWLDGVMRSEITRDGMDATDRIIDMVTSSKHYGQIRVIMLDGVTYGGFNPVDIVRLNEETGIPVIVLMRELPDFEKIKTALHHLPEADKRMEMMLRAGRVIKTISKDASNPVFIQCAGIDVCLACDIVRLSSTRSNIPEPLRVAHLISTGIICGESRGKA
- a CDS encoding proteasome-activating nucleotidase; translated protein: MSETIDEEPGNNNYGFHGIVNNSGEYTTGSDEDFSKYLLDRMKQLESRNTMLKEQCGQIESEKRFMESQKLKYERESQRLQSELDRLKSVPLVVANVVDVFDDGRVLIRSSTGPQFLVKASPELDEDLLIPGSRVGLNQQTLAVVDVIPVSDEPVISAMEVIESQEVDYSQIGGLDDQIREVSESVELPLTRPESFVRIGISPPKGVMLYGPPGTGKTLLAKAVAHRTNATFIRVVGSELVQKYIGDGAKLVRDIFEMARKKAPSIIFIDELDAIAATRLNDTNGADREVQRTLMQLLAEMDGFDNRGDIRIIAATNRPDVLDPAIIRPGRFDRVIEIPLPDQSGRECIFHIHTDRLSIDDDVDLAKLAKLTEGASGADIGAIVMEAGMFAVRQNNDSISMSNLVEAVDKVISAPDIIHDPSLQMFS
- a CDS encoding multiprotein bridging factor aMBF1, with product MQCEICGTEIRGQAIEVTIDGSQLKVCSKCAQYGTAVKARSPVSRKISPVSPQTKRNVPKRTGQRRDPFAELSDELVDEYEKIIHEAREKRGWTQEVLATKIKEKASLIKKIERGEIVPEDSVRKKIEKALNIQLTERVGESDWSADRLNKGTTLGDIVTIKRK
- the proC gene encoding pyrroline-5-carboxylate reductase, which produces MQLTDRKIGFIGTGKMGESLIRGILGAHSEISIYASDVYEPALERLNKELGINVSTENASTIMNSDIVVLAIKPQILKDILAQIKDDITSDKLVISIAAGVPVAAIEDELNSDARVIRVMPNIAATVAEAASAICTGTNATAEDAEVALAIFRSLGSAIQIPEKLMDAVTGLSGSGPAYIFPVIEAMADGAVHEGLDRASAITLAAQTVLGAAKMVLETGMHPGELKDMVTSPAGTTIRGIHTLEESGVRAAFMNAVIASSERSKELGK